The following coding sequences lie in one Azospirillum humicireducens genomic window:
- the fabZ gene encoding 3-hydroxyacyl-ACP dehydratase FabZ: MDVTADNNAQSKKIDDIDITRIMKMIPHRYPILMIDRVIDVTLGEGATGVKNVTINEPFFQGHFPSRPVMPGVLIIEAMAQTSAVLVVATLGPEAEGKLVYFMTVDEARFRRPVTPGDTIHIHVTKQRQRANVWKFKGEAKVNGVLVAEAIYSAMILDEK, from the coding sequence ATGGACGTGACGGCGGACAACAACGCGCAAAGCAAGAAGATCGACGACATCGACATCACGCGGATCATGAAGATGATTCCGCATCGCTACCCGATCCTGATGATCGACCGGGTGATCGATGTGACGCTGGGCGAAGGCGCAACCGGCGTGAAGAATGTCACGATCAACGAGCCCTTCTTCCAGGGCCATTTCCCGTCGCGTCCGGTGATGCCCGGCGTGCTGATCATCGAGGCGATGGCGCAGACCTCCGCCGTGCTGGTGGTTGCCACGCTCGGGCCCGAGGCGGAAGGCAAGCTGGTCTATTTCATGACCGTGGATGAGGCGCGCTTCCGCCGTCCGGTTACTCCCGGTGACACGATCCACATCCATGTGACCAAGCAGCGTCAGCGCGCCAATGTGTGGAAGTTTAAGGGCGAGGCCAAGGTCAATGGCGTCCTCGTCGCCGAAGCCATCTATTCCGCCATGATCCTGGACGAAAAATGA
- the lpxA gene encoding acyl-ACP--UDP-N-acetylglucosamine O-acyltransferase, producing the protein MTVTIHPSAIVDPAAKLGEGVAIGPFCVVGPDVTLGDGVRLVSHVAVDGRTSIGSGTVIYPFASIGHRPQDLKFHGEPSELIIGARNQIREHVTMNPGTEGGGMITRVGDDGLFMMGSHVAHDCIVGDHVIMANNATLGGHVTLGDYVIIGGLSAVRQFVRIGSHAMIGGMSGVENDVIPFGLVMGDRARLAGLNLVGLERRGFKKDDIHALRAAYRMLFGPEGTFAERVEEVGRDFGERALISDVLSFIRAKEARSLCQPRES; encoded by the coding sequence ATGACCGTCACCATCCATCCGTCCGCCATCGTCGATCCCGCGGCCAAGTTGGGCGAGGGAGTCGCCATCGGCCCCTTCTGCGTCGTCGGCCCCGACGTCACGCTGGGCGACGGCGTTCGGCTGGTTTCGCATGTGGCTGTGGACGGGCGTACCAGCATAGGCTCCGGCACCGTCATCTATCCGTTCGCGTCCATCGGCCATCGGCCGCAGGACCTGAAGTTCCACGGTGAGCCGTCCGAACTTATCATCGGTGCCCGCAACCAGATTCGCGAGCATGTGACGATGAATCCCGGCACCGAAGGCGGCGGCATGATCACCCGCGTCGGCGACGACGGGCTGTTCATGATGGGTTCGCATGTGGCTCATGATTGCATCGTCGGCGACCATGTGATCATGGCGAACAATGCCACCCTGGGCGGCCATGTGACGCTGGGCGACTATGTCATCATTGGTGGGCTTTCCGCCGTGCGTCAATTCGTTCGCATCGGCTCCCACGCCATGATCGGCGGCATGTCAGGCGTCGAGAATGACGTGATCCCCTTCGGTCTGGTCATGGGCGACCGTGCCCGACTGGCGGGGCTGAACCTCGTCGGACTGGAGCGGCGCGGCTTCAAGAAGGACGACATCCACGCCCTGCGAGCGGCCTACCGCATGCTGTTCGGGCCGGAGGGGACCTTCGCCGAGCGGGTGGAGGAGGTGGGTCGCGACTTCGGTGAGCGTGCCCTGATCTCTGACGTGCTGTCCTTCATCCGTGCCAAGGAAGCGCGCTCCCTCTGCCAACCGCGCGAGAGCTGA
- a CDS encoding LpxI family protein: MADILKATGPKLAILAGGGTLPARIATAVLGQGREVFVVAFHGHTDPETVAGFPHLWSRFGAAGSILRRLHEEGVGEVVLAGPVKRPSFTELMPDWRTARFLARVGTRALGDDGLLRAVVREVEEDGFRVVGLHELLKELLTTPGPVGRLVPDADAERDIARAVEVALALGALDVGQGAVVQQGIVLAVEAIEGTDAMLDRCAGLSRPGPGGVLVKVKKPKQDRRIDLPTMGVTTVEKAAAAGLRGIAVEAGGSLLVDRAAVAETADRLGLFVTGIESPQ; encoded by the coding sequence ATGGCCGATATCCTTAAGGCTACCGGTCCAAAGCTGGCGATCCTGGCCGGTGGCGGCACATTGCCGGCCAGGATCGCCACCGCGGTGCTTGGGCAGGGGCGGGAAGTCTTCGTCGTCGCCTTCCACGGTCACACCGATCCTGAGACGGTCGCCGGGTTTCCGCATTTGTGGAGCCGCTTCGGTGCCGCCGGCAGTATCCTGCGCCGCCTGCATGAGGAGGGCGTGGGGGAGGTCGTGCTCGCCGGGCCGGTGAAGCGTCCATCCTTTACCGAACTGATGCCCGACTGGCGCACCGCACGTTTCCTCGCCCGTGTCGGCACGCGCGCGCTCGGCGACGACGGCCTTCTGCGCGCCGTGGTGCGCGAGGTGGAGGAGGATGGCTTCCGTGTCGTCGGCCTGCATGAGCTGCTGAAGGAACTGCTGACCACGCCCGGCCCGGTCGGCCGTCTGGTCCCGGATGCCGATGCGGAGCGCGACATCGCCCGCGCGGTGGAGGTCGCCCTTGCCCTGGGAGCGCTCGATGTCGGGCAGGGGGCGGTCGTCCAGCAGGGCATCGTTCTGGCGGTCGAAGCCATCGAGGGCACCGATGCGATGCTCGACCGCTGTGCCGGCCTGTCGCGTCCCGGACCCGGCGGGGTGCTGGTCAAGGTGAAGAAGCCGAAACAGGACCGCCGCATCGATCTGCCGACCATGGGCGTGACCACCGTCGAGAAGGCCGCCGCCGCCGGGTTGCGCGGCATCGCGGTGGAGGCCGGCGGCAGCCTGCTGGTCGACCGCGCCGCTGTTGCGGAGACCGCCGACCGGCTCGGCCTGTTCGTCACCGGCATCGAGAGTCCGCAATGA
- the lpxB gene encoding lipid-A-disaccharide synthase has protein sequence MSAASVDGDVPILFLIAGEPSGDALGARLMAAAKRLTGGKVRFLGIGGEKMTAEGLVSLFPMGELTLFGIFELLPHLPNLLRRIDQTVAEIVRLRPDVVVGIDSPGFTVRVAKKVRAAEPAIPLVHYVAPTVWAWKPKRAAKYAAIYDHLLAVLPFEPPYFEKEGLACTFVGHSVVEGRAGKGDGAAFRERHGIAPTERIVAMLPGSRKGEVSRLLPDFRAALDLLRPSHPDLVAVVPTVATVRDRVAAAIADWPVRTLLVEGDAEKYDAFAAAEAALAASGTVALELALARLPTVIAYRLNPITVALYRRLIRVKYVNLVNLMLDRMLVPELLQQDCRPDRLAAELGRLLDDPAARQTQIDGVAEVARWLGQGDTPPSERAARTILNVVVQRRPVST, from the coding sequence ATGAGTGCCGCATCGGTGGACGGCGACGTCCCGATCCTGTTCCTGATCGCCGGCGAACCGTCGGGCGATGCGCTGGGCGCGCGGCTGATGGCGGCGGCGAAGCGGCTGACCGGCGGCAAGGTGCGCTTCCTCGGCATTGGCGGCGAGAAGATGACGGCGGAAGGTCTGGTCAGCCTGTTTCCCATGGGCGAACTGACACTGTTCGGCATCTTCGAACTGCTGCCGCATCTGCCGAATCTGCTCCGCCGGATCGACCAGACCGTCGCCGAGATCGTCAGACTGCGGCCGGACGTCGTCGTGGGCATCGATTCGCCCGGCTTCACCGTCCGGGTGGCGAAGAAGGTGCGCGCTGCCGAGCCCGCCATCCCGTTGGTCCACTATGTGGCCCCCACGGTCTGGGCCTGGAAGCCAAAGCGGGCAGCCAAATATGCCGCCATCTACGACCATCTCCTCGCCGTTCTGCCCTTCGAGCCCCCTTATTTCGAGAAGGAGGGGCTGGCCTGTACCTTCGTGGGTCACTCAGTCGTAGAGGGGCGCGCAGGGAAGGGCGACGGCGCGGCTTTCCGCGAGCGGCATGGCATTGCGCCAACTGAGCGGATTGTCGCCATGCTGCCTGGAAGCCGCAAGGGAGAGGTGTCGCGCCTGCTGCCGGACTTCCGCGCGGCGCTGGACCTGCTGCGTCCGTCCCATCCCGATCTGGTGGCGGTGGTGCCAACGGTGGCGACGGTGCGCGATCGCGTCGCCGCCGCCATCGCCGACTGGCCGGTCCGTACCCTGCTGGTCGAGGGGGACGCCGAGAAGTACGACGCCTTTGCGGCGGCGGAGGCGGCGCTCGCCGCATCGGGGACTGTCGCATTGGAATTGGCGCTCGCACGGTTGCCGACAGTTATCGCCTACCGGCTGAACCCGATCACTGTCGCGCTCTATCGCAGGCTGATCCGGGTGAAGTACGTCAATCTGGTCAATCTGATGCTCGATCGGATGCTGGTTCCGGAACTGCTGCAGCAGGACTGCCGGCCGGATAGACTGGCGGCCGAGTTGGGGCGTCTGCTCGACGATCCTGCGGCGCGCCAGACACAGATCGATGGCGTCGCCGAGGTGGCACGCTGGTTGGGGCAAGGCGATACCCCGCCCAGCGAACGCGCCGCCCGTACCATCCTGAACGTCGTTGTCCAACGCCGCCCTGTAAGCACCTGA
- the gloA gene encoding lactoylglutathione lyase: MSEFRLLHTMLRVLDLEKSLDFYTRLLGMKLLRRNDYEGGRFTLAFVGYGDESDTAVLELTHNWDQKEPYEIGTAYGHIALGVPDIYGTCEKLAAEGVTIPRPPGPMKHGTTVIAFIEDPDGYKVELIERK; the protein is encoded by the coding sequence ATGAGCGAATTCCGTCTGCTGCACACGATGCTGCGTGTTCTCGATCTGGAGAAGTCGCTGGACTTCTATACCCGTCTGCTCGGCATGAAGCTGCTGCGCCGCAACGACTATGAAGGCGGCCGCTTCACCCTGGCCTTCGTCGGCTATGGCGACGAATCCGACACTGCCGTCTTGGAACTGACCCACAATTGGGACCAGAAGGAGCCGTACGAGATCGGCACCGCCTATGGACACATCGCACTCGGCGTTCCCGACATTTACGGCACCTGCGAGAAACTGGCCGCGGAAGGCGTGACGATTCCGCGTCCGCCGGGGCCGATGAAGCACGGCACCACCGTGATCGCCTTCATCGAGGATCCCGACGGCTATAAGGTCGAGTTGATCGAGAGGAAGTGA